Proteins encoded within one genomic window of Ideonella dechloratans:
- a CDS encoding nuclear transport factor 2 family protein has translation MPPRPINDPRTARLVAAYEALRPDTVPQLLALYDDEALFKDPFNEVRGQAAIGRIFTHMFQALDAPRFDVRVAVTEGDDAFLTWDFHFARRGQSERWTIRGASHLLYTPAGQVSVHRDYWDAAEELYAKLPLLGVLMRALQRRLGTPA, from the coding sequence ATGCCGCCCCGCCCCATCAACGACCCCCGCACCGCGCGCCTGGTGGCCGCCTACGAGGCCCTGCGGCCCGATACCGTGCCGCAACTGCTGGCGCTCTACGACGACGAGGCCCTGTTCAAGGACCCCTTCAACGAGGTGCGCGGTCAGGCCGCGATCGGCCGCATCTTCACCCACATGTTCCAGGCCCTGGACGCCCCGCGCTTCGACGTGCGGGTGGCGGTGACGGAGGGCGACGACGCCTTCCTGACCTGGGATTTCCATTTCGCCCGCCGCGGCCAGTCGGAGCGCTGGACCATCCGCGGTGCCAGCCACCTGCTCTACACCCCGGCGGGGCAGGTCTCGGTGCACCGCGACTACTGGGACGCGGCCGAGGAGCTGTACGCCAAGCTGCCTCTGCTGGGCGTGCTGATGCGGGCGCTGCAGCGGCGGCTGGGCACGCCGGCCTGA
- a CDS encoding DUF1365 domain-containing protein, whose protein sequence is MNATPRATAAAQPLIGFGSVWHRRLRPVEHAFRYPSYFLLLPLRSLRGAPQAALRRNRWGWLSFHDRDHGEGGPDALAWFEDLLAREGITDADGEVWLHTFPRVLGYVFKPVSFWYAHRADGSLAAVLAEVNNTFGERHAYLLAGPDLAWGREQHARKVFHVSPFCRVEGAYRFRFERHAGDAQQPPHTLVRVDLDDAQGPLLQTSVGGRLEALSPASVRRACFGTPLMTLGVIARIHWQALQLWRKRVPFFGKPAAPEHFVTR, encoded by the coding sequence ATGAACGCCACCCCCCGTGCCACCGCCGCCGCGCAGCCGCTGATCGGCTTCGGCAGCGTCTGGCACCGCCGCTTGCGGCCGGTGGAACATGCCTTCCGCTACCCCAGCTACTTCCTGCTGCTGCCGCTGCGCAGCCTGCGCGGCGCGCCGCAGGCCGCGCTGCGCCGCAACCGCTGGGGCTGGCTGAGCTTCCATGACCGCGACCACGGCGAGGGCGGCCCCGACGCGCTGGCCTGGTTCGAGGACCTGCTGGCGCGCGAGGGCATCACCGACGCCGACGGCGAGGTCTGGCTGCACACCTTCCCCCGGGTGCTGGGCTATGTCTTCAAGCCGGTGAGCTTCTGGTACGCGCACCGGGCCGACGGCTCGCTGGCCGCCGTGCTGGCCGAAGTCAACAACACCTTCGGCGAGCGCCACGCCTACCTGCTGGCCGGGCCGGACCTGGCCTGGGGCCGCGAACAGCACGCCCGCAAGGTCTTCCACGTCTCGCCCTTCTGCCGGGTCGAGGGGGCCTACCGCTTCCGCTTCGAGCGCCACGCGGGCGATGCGCAGCAGCCGCCCCACACCCTGGTGCGGGTGGACCTGGACGATGCCCAGGGCCCGCTGCTGCAGACCAGCGTGGGCGGCCGGCTCGAGGCCCTGAGCCCGGCCAGCGTGCGCCGGGCCTGCTTCGGCACCCCGCTGATGACCCTGGGCGTGATCGCCCGCATCCACTGGCAGGCGCTGCAGCTCTGGCGCAAGCGCGTGCCCTTCTTCGGCAAACCCGCCGCCCCCGAGCACTTCGTCACCCGATGA
- a CDS encoding MFS transporter, translating to MPTPHAPAAALPWRTGLAYGALALPLAFVSLPLYVTLPHHYATEAGAPLAALGMVLLATRGLDAVVDPALGRWADHLFRRGLRPAWQAAAGGALALALAFAALWHPPRGPAAATLAWLGLTLLACTLAYSGVAILHQAWGTRWGGAPAWRAQVSAWREGATLLGVVLASALPAWLGLDGTSAVLAVALGAGLLGLGWLLRRPGVATLPTAAADASAETPSPPARTTATSPWRDAAFRRLLAVFMLNGVASAIPATLLPFFVADRLQAAGLQPLLLLTYFGAAALGLPLWVRAVRRWGLSPTWRAGMAASVAAFACTPALGAGDGPAFAAICLASGLALGADLALPGALLTGVIHQAGAGQQGEGRYLGWWACATKLNLALAAGLALPLLAAAGYQPGQAAPAGLQALAWAYGGLPLLLKLAALAALWRAEQRHPTWRDTA from the coding sequence ATGCCCACGCCACACGCCCCCGCCGCCGCCCTGCCCTGGCGCACCGGGCTGGCCTATGGCGCGCTGGCCCTGCCGCTGGCCTTCGTCTCGCTGCCGCTCTACGTGACGCTGCCGCACCACTACGCCACCGAGGCCGGCGCCCCGCTGGCCGCCCTGGGCATGGTGCTGCTGGCCACCCGCGGCCTGGACGCCGTGGTGGACCCGGCCCTGGGGCGCTGGGCCGACCACCTGTTCCGGCGCGGCCTGCGCCCGGCCTGGCAGGCCGCGGCCGGGGGCGCGCTGGCCCTGGCGCTGGCCTTTGCCGCGCTGTGGCACCCGCCACGCGGGCCGGCCGCCGCCACCCTGGCCTGGCTGGGCCTGACCCTGCTGGCCTGCACCCTGGCCTACAGCGGCGTGGCCATCCTGCACCAGGCCTGGGGCACCCGCTGGGGCGGCGCGCCGGCCTGGCGGGCCCAGGTCAGCGCCTGGCGCGAGGGCGCCACCCTGCTGGGCGTGGTGCTGGCCAGCGCCCTGCCCGCCTGGCTGGGGCTGGACGGGACCAGCGCCGTGCTGGCCGTGGCCCTGGGTGCCGGCCTGCTCGGCCTGGGCTGGCTGCTGCGCCGCCCTGGCGTGGCCACCCTGCCGACCGCCGCCGCGGATGCGTCAGCCGAAACCCCGTCGCCCCCTGCGCGCACGACCGCCACCTCGCCCTGGCGCGACGCCGCCTTCCGCCGCCTGCTGGCGGTCTTCATGCTCAACGGCGTGGCCAGCGCCATCCCGGCCACGCTGCTGCCCTTCTTCGTGGCCGACCGGCTGCAGGCCGCCGGCCTGCAGCCCCTGCTGCTGCTGACCTACTTCGGCGCCGCCGCGCTGGGCCTGCCGCTGTGGGTGCGGGCGGTGCGGCGCTGGGGCCTGTCGCCCACCTGGCGCGCCGGCATGGCCGCCAGCGTGGCGGCCTTCGCCTGCACCCCGGCCCTGGGCGCGGGCGACGGCCCGGCCTTTGCCGCCATCTGCCTGGCCAGCGGCCTGGCCCTGGGGGCCGACCTGGCCCTGCCCGGCGCCCTGCTGACCGGCGTGATCCACCAGGCCGGCGCGGGCCAGCAGGGCGAGGGCCGCTACCTGGGCTGGTGGGCCTGCGCCACCAAGCTCAACCTGGCCCTGGCCGCCGGCCTGGCCCTGCCGCTGCTGGCCGCCGCCGGCTACCAACCCGGTCAGGCGGCTCCCGCGGGGCTGCAGGCCCTGGCCTGGGCCTACGGCGGCCTGCCCCTGCTGCTCAAGCTGGCGGCCCTGGCCGCGCTGTGGCGCGCCGAGCAGCGCCACCCCACCTGGAGAGACACCGCATGA
- a CDS encoding SDR family NAD(P)-dependent oxidoreductase has translation MGWLGRDLNPRITDWAGRWVWLVGASSGIGRALAEALHRRGARVIVSARQAAALQDFARAHPGSLALPLDVTDAQAVRQAAARVAEAAGGAPALVLFCAGHYRAQSATAFDLAEMQRHLAVNYQGALHLLDAVLPLLLAAGRGHLSLVGSVAGYRGLPLSLAYGPTKAALNNLAESLYLDLHPRGLGVSIVNPGFVETPLTAQNAFRMPALITPEQAAQAMLQGWAQGRFEMNFPRRFTRWVRLLRGLPDAWYFALVRRATGA, from the coding sequence ATGGGCTGGCTGGGACGGGACCTGAACCCCCGCATCACCGACTGGGCCGGACGCTGGGTCTGGCTGGTGGGCGCCTCCTCGGGCATCGGCCGGGCGCTGGCCGAGGCCCTGCACCGGCGCGGCGCGCGGGTCATCGTCTCGGCCCGGCAGGCCGCCGCGCTGCAGGACTTCGCCCGGGCCCACCCGGGCAGCCTGGCCCTGCCGCTGGACGTGACCGATGCCCAGGCCGTGCGGCAGGCCGCCGCCCGGGTGGCCGAGGCCGCCGGCGGCGCCCCGGCCCTGGTGCTGTTCTGCGCCGGCCATTACCGGGCCCAGAGCGCGACCGCCTTCGACCTGGCGGAGATGCAGCGTCATCTGGCCGTGAACTACCAGGGCGCCCTGCATCTGCTCGACGCGGTGCTGCCGCTGCTGCTGGCCGCCGGCCGCGGCCACCTCAGCCTGGTGGGCAGCGTGGCCGGCTACCGCGGGCTGCCGCTGTCGCTGGCCTACGGGCCGACCAAGGCGGCGCTGAACAACCTGGCCGAGAGCCTGTACCTGGACCTGCACCCGCGCGGCCTGGGCGTGTCCATCGTCAACCCGGGCTTCGTCGAAACCCCGCTGACCGCGCAGAACGCCTTTCGGATGCCGGCGCTGATCACGCCCGAACAGGCCGCCCAGGCCATGTTGCAGGGCTGGGCCCAGGGCCGCTTCGAGATGAACTTCCCGCGCCGCTTCACCCGCTGGGTGCGGCTGCTGCGCGGCCTGCCCGACGCCTGGTACTTCGCCCTGGTGCGCCGGGCCACCGGTGCCTGA
- a CDS encoding pyridoxal phosphate-dependent aminotransferase, whose product MSSPSRPPVQARPAVHALAGSLIREVANSAMGRADVLPFWFGESDQPTADYIRAAAVQSLDAGETFYSQNLGRPYLREAIAAYLGRLHGRPLDAARVGVVASGDTGLMVTMQLLLSPGDRVVAVTPLWPNICEMPRVLGAEVVRVPLSSTEGRWHLDLDRLLAALTPETRLLIINSPSNPTGWTIEEAQVDVLLAHCRRHGIWVLSDDVYERLVYDPARVSAPSFLRRYEAGDRIISVNSFSKAWRMTGWRAGWMVVPEVLADDLAKLIEYNFSCVFEPVQRAAVAALEQGEPDVARLRTELQSTRRVLGEALRALPGVEVPEAGGAMYAFFRLDGFADSLDLAKRLVAEVGLGLAPGAAFGPEGDGWLRWCHAVSDPQKLLAGVDRLAGFVARHRTA is encoded by the coding sequence ATGTCCTCACCGTCCCGCCCCCCCGTCCAGGCCCGTCCCGCCGTCCATGCGCTGGCCGGCTCGCTGATCCGCGAGGTGGCCAACAGCGCCATGGGCCGGGCCGACGTGCTGCCCTTCTGGTTCGGCGAGTCGGACCAGCCCACCGCCGACTACATCCGCGCCGCGGCCGTGCAGTCGCTGGACGCGGGCGAGACCTTCTACAGCCAGAACCTGGGTCGGCCCTATCTGCGCGAGGCCATCGCCGCCTACCTGGGGCGCCTGCATGGCCGGCCGCTGGACGCGGCCCGCGTGGGCGTGGTGGCCTCGGGCGACACCGGCCTGATGGTGACGATGCAGCTGCTGCTCTCGCCCGGTGACCGGGTGGTGGCCGTCACGCCGCTGTGGCCCAACATCTGCGAGATGCCGCGGGTGCTGGGCGCCGAGGTGGTGCGGGTGCCGCTGTCGTCCACCGAGGGCCGCTGGCACCTGGACCTGGACCGGCTGCTGGCCGCCCTGACGCCCGAGACCCGGCTCCTGATCATCAACTCACCCAGCAACCCCACCGGCTGGACCATCGAGGAGGCCCAGGTGGACGTGCTGCTGGCCCACTGCCGCCGGCACGGCATCTGGGTGCTGAGCGACGATGTGTACGAGCGCCTGGTGTACGACCCGGCCCGGGTCTCGGCGCCCTCCTTTCTGCGTCGCTACGAAGCAGGCGACCGCATCATCTCGGTCAACAGCTTCTCCAAGGCCTGGCGCATGACCGGCTGGCGCGCCGGCTGGATGGTGGTGCCCGAGGTGCTGGCCGACGACCTGGCCAAGCTGATCGAATACAACTTCTCCTGCGTCTTCGAGCCGGTGCAGCGCGCCGCGGTGGCGGCACTGGAACAGGGCGAGCCCGATGTGGCCCGCCTGCGCACCGAGCTGCAGAGCACCCGGCGCGTGCTGGGCGAGGCGCTGCGCGCCCTGCCCGGCGTGGAGGTGCCCGAGGCCGGCGGCGCGATGTACGCCTTCTTCCGCCTGGACGGCTTTGCCGATTCGCTGGACCTGGCCAAGCGCCTGGTGGCCGAGGTGGGCCTGGGCCTGGCCCCCGGCGCGGCCTTCGGCCCCGAGGGCGATGGCTGGCTGCGCTGGTGCCACGCGGTGAGCGACCCGCAGAAGCTGCTGGCCGGCGTGGACCGGCTGGCCGGCTTCGTGGCCCGTCACCGCACCGCCTGA
- a CDS encoding gamma-glutamyl-gamma-aminobutyrate hydrolase family protein: MSHAAPPLLIGVSARIHHPDAPVLDLGGVWTKTLHYLEQSVALWLMTQDAVPVMVPAVTSGSLQSRKALQLEAYAATLDGLVLQGGADVAPQSYGEQPLRPEWRGDAVRDQYEVALIHAFVAARKPVFGICRGLQILNVAFGGTLYQDLPTQHGPAVTHFAHGIYERNHHPVDIEPGSWLAGVYPGLRRTWVNSIHHQAIQRLAPGFEVGARSPEDQTIEAISCHEGSYIAGVQWHPEFPTKGGDSPFDDQPLLHDFLQACAARKAERSG, from the coding sequence ATGTCCCACGCCGCGCCCCCTCTGCTGATCGGCGTTTCCGCCCGCATCCACCACCCCGACGCCCCGGTGCTGGACCTGGGCGGCGTGTGGACCAAGACGCTGCACTACCTGGAGCAGTCGGTGGCGCTGTGGCTGATGACGCAGGACGCGGTGCCGGTGATGGTGCCGGCCGTGACCTCCGGCAGCCTGCAGTCGCGCAAGGCTCTGCAGCTGGAGGCCTATGCCGCCACGCTGGACGGGCTGGTGCTGCAGGGGGGCGCCGACGTGGCCCCCCAGAGCTATGGCGAGCAGCCGCTGCGACCCGAGTGGCGCGGCGACGCGGTGCGCGACCAGTACGAGGTGGCGCTGATCCACGCCTTCGTCGCGGCGCGCAAGCCGGTGTTCGGCATCTGCCGCGGCCTGCAGATCCTCAACGTGGCCTTCGGCGGCACGCTGTACCAGGACCTGCCGACCCAGCATGGTCCCGCCGTGACCCACTTCGCCCACGGCATCTACGAGCGCAACCACCACCCGGTGGACATCGAACCCGGCTCCTGGCTGGCCGGTGTGTACCCCGGCCTGCGGCGCACCTGGGTCAACAGCATCCACCACCAGGCCATCCAGCGCCTGGCCCCCGGCTTCGAGGTGGGGGCTCGCAGCCCGGAGGACCAGACCATCGAGGCCATCAGCTGCCACGAGGGCAGCTACATCGCCGGCGTGCAGTGGCACCCGGAATTTCCCACCAAGGGTGGCGACAGTCCGTTCGACGATCAGCCGCTGCTGCACGACTTCCTGCAGGCCTGCGCGGCCCGCAAGGCCGAACGCAGCGGCTGA
- a CDS encoding SAM-dependent methyltransferase, whose translation MNTTTATSPRSAAVPGAAPAAARRVLNLLARLPQGRLDLQLPDGQVQRLSGATGSGQPVGSMVLHNWAVFERTLKAGDIGLAESYIDGDWDSSDLAALLRLCIRNREHIEGLIYGRWWGALAYRLRHLLRRNSRSGSAKNIHAHYDLGNSFYRLWLDPTMSYSAAWFEGRDPRGVDLQAAQQAKVRRALREARVTPGARVLEIGCGWGGLAEIAAGEFGAHVTGVTLSREQLQWGQARMQALGLGRQVDLRYQDYRDLAERHADAPFDAIVSIEMFEAVGREYWRGYFETLRACLKPGGHACIQTITIRDDLFERYVRSTDFIQQYIFPGGLLPSPSAFEAEARRAGFIVEQRLAFGPDYAETLRRWREAFLREIDTVQRLGFDARFQRIWAFYLAYCEAAFDTGNTDVIQFTLRKPLS comes from the coding sequence ATGAACACGACCACCGCGACCTCCCCCCGCTCCGCGGCCGTGCCCGGCGCCGCACCCGCCGCCGCCCGCCGCGTGCTCAACTTGCTGGCCCGCCTGCCCCAGGGCCGGCTGGACCTGCAGCTGCCCGATGGCCAGGTGCAGCGCCTGTCCGGCGCCACCGGCAGCGGCCAGCCCGTCGGCAGCATGGTGCTGCACAACTGGGCCGTCTTCGAGCGCACCTTGAAGGCCGGCGACATCGGCCTGGCCGAGAGCTACATCGACGGCGACTGGGACAGCTCCGACCTGGCCGCCCTGCTGCGCCTGTGCATCCGCAACCGCGAGCACATCGAGGGCCTCATCTACGGCCGCTGGTGGGGCGCCCTGGCCTACCGGCTGCGCCACCTGCTGCGGCGCAACAGCCGCAGCGGCAGCGCCAAGAACATCCATGCCCACTACGACCTGGGCAACAGCTTCTACCGCCTGTGGCTGGACCCGACCATGAGCTACAGCGCGGCCTGGTTCGAGGGCCGCGACCCGCGCGGCGTGGACCTCCAGGCCGCCCAGCAGGCCAAGGTGCGCCGCGCCCTGCGCGAAGCCCGGGTGACGCCCGGCGCCCGGGTGCTGGAGATCGGCTGCGGCTGGGGCGGGCTGGCGGAGATCGCGGCCGGCGAGTTCGGCGCCCATGTCACCGGCGTGACCCTCTCGCGCGAGCAGCTGCAATGGGGCCAGGCGCGCATGCAGGCCCTGGGCCTGGGCCGGCAGGTGGACCTGCGCTACCAGGACTACCGCGACCTGGCCGAGCGGCACGCGGACGCGCCCTTCGATGCCATCGTCTCCATCGAGATGTTCGAGGCGGTGGGCCGCGAGTACTGGCGCGGCTACTTCGAGACCCTGCGCGCCTGCCTCAAGCCCGGTGGTCACGCCTGCATCCAGACCATCACCATCCGCGACGACCTGTTCGAGCGCTATGTGCGCTCGACCGACTTCATCCAGCAGTACATCTTCCCCGGCGGCCTGCTGCCCAGCCCCTCGGCCTTCGAGGCCGAGGCCCGCCGTGCCGGCTTCATCGTCGAGCAGCGCCTGGCCTTCGGGCCCGACTACGCCGAAACCCTGCGCCGCTGGCGCGAGGCCTTCCTGCGCGAGATCGACACGGTGCAGCGCCTGGGCTTCGACGCCCGCTTCCAGCGCATCTGGGCCTTCTACCTGGCCTATTGCGAGGCGGCCTTCGACACCGGCAACACCGACGTCATCCAGTTCACGCTGCGCAAGCCCCTGTCATGA
- a CDS encoding DUF3833 domain-containing protein, with the protein MIRLLPFAIPPSARRVLLTLAATGALAGLAACAGPSVQDYAQEKPVLDLRDYLNGPLTAQGLFTDRSGRVVKRFTVQMTGQWQGDEGTLDEHFRYSDGTTQRRVWHLRHLGDGRYVGRADDVVGEARGESAGNAFHWTYTLALPVDGRVWNVEFDDWMYRMDETTVLNRSAMSKFGIHLGDVTLAFTKPAQAVSHSSGTIDHKD; encoded by the coding sequence ATGATCCGCCTCCTCCCCTTCGCCATTCCCCCCAGCGCCCGGCGTGTGCTGCTGACCCTGGCGGCCACCGGCGCCCTGGCCGGCCTGGCCGCTTGCGCCGGCCCCAGCGTGCAGGATTACGCCCAGGAAAAGCCGGTGCTGGACCTGCGCGACTACCTCAACGGCCCGCTGACCGCCCAGGGCCTGTTCACCGACCGCTCCGGCCGCGTCGTCAAGCGCTTCACGGTGCAGATGACCGGCCAGTGGCAGGGTGACGAGGGCACGCTGGACGAGCATTTCCGCTACAGCGACGGCACGACCCAGCGCCGCGTCTGGCACCTGCGCCACCTCGGCGACGGGCGTTATGTGGGCCGGGCCGACGACGTGGTGGGCGAAGCCCGCGGCGAGAGCGCCGGCAACGCCTTCCACTGGACCTACACCCTGGCCCTGCCGGTGGACGGCCGGGTCTGGAACGTCGAGTTCGACGACTGGATGTACCGCATGGACGAAACCACCGTGCTCAACCGCTCGGCCATGAGCAAGTTCGGCATCCACCTGGGCGACGTGACCCTGGCCTTCACCAAGCCGGCGCAGGCCGTGAGCCACTCCAGCGGCACCATCGACCACAAGGACTGA
- a CDS encoding pirin family protein — MSALQRLPARKTILGVDTPILRALPHRERRMVGAWCFLDHLGPTQFAPGDGMHVGAHPHIGLQTFTWMIEGEVLHRDSLGNEQVIRPGQVNLMTAGHGISHTEDSAAEGARMHAAQLWIALPDAERERAPAFQNHPVLPVRTLGDWQVTVLAGSALGATSPAQVFTPLVGLELLAPAAGEVRLPLDPGFEHAAMVLEGEAWVDGERLDADELLYLPPGADGVELRSRGPLRLLWLGGQPWADTPILLWWNFVGRDQAGLEAALADWNGDSGRFGTVRPGSPAPRLLAPALAGMHLKT, encoded by the coding sequence ATGAGCGCCCTCCAGCGCCTGCCCGCCCGCAAGACCATTCTGGGCGTGGACACGCCCATCCTGCGGGCCCTGCCGCACCGCGAGCGCCGCATGGTGGGCGCCTGGTGCTTTCTGGACCACTTGGGCCCCACCCAGTTCGCGCCGGGCGACGGCATGCATGTGGGCGCCCATCCCCACATCGGCCTGCAGACCTTCACCTGGATGATCGAGGGCGAGGTGCTGCACCGCGATTCGCTGGGCAACGAGCAGGTCATCCGCCCCGGCCAGGTCAACCTGATGACGGCCGGCCACGGCATCTCCCACACCGAGGATTCCGCCGCCGAGGGCGCGCGCATGCACGCGGCCCAGCTGTGGATCGCCCTGCCCGACGCCGAGCGCGAGCGCGCACCCGCCTTCCAGAACCACCCGGTGCTGCCGGTGCGGACGCTGGGCGACTGGCAGGTGACGGTGCTGGCCGGCAGCGCGCTGGGCGCCACCTCGCCGGCCCAGGTCTTCACGCCGCTGGTGGGGCTGGAGCTGCTGGCCCCGGCCGCGGGCGAGGTGCGCTTGCCGCTGGACCCGGGTTTCGAGCACGCGGCCATGGTGCTGGAGGGCGAGGCCTGGGTGGACGGCGAGCGCCTGGACGCCGACGAACTGCTCTACCTGCCCCCCGGTGCCGACGGCGTGGAGCTGCGCAGCCGCGGGCCGCTGCGCCTGCTGTGGCTGGGCGGCCAGCCCTGGGCCGACACGCCCATCCTGCTGTGGTGGAACTTCGTCGGCCGCGATCAGGCCGGACTGGAGGCCGCGCTGGCCGACTGGAACGGCGACAGCGGCCGCTTCGGCACGGTGCGCCCGGGCAGCCCGGCCCCGCGCCTGCTGGCACCCGCGCTGGCGGGCATGCACCTCAAGACCTGA
- a CDS encoding TetR/AcrR family transcriptional regulator, whose translation MGARPSIREQMQRVREEAIVAAVNRLLATKGYDAMTVDEVAAEAGLAKASLYKLFPSKEDLAGAAMVGVLDRALAFVDGLRAQAVEAAQSGQPVRALDQLKAVTRWAMQTQLEGEMPTLPAQNSSLSASLQSNDEYMDRLIALSNRLSIWITEAQTGGQLNPALPGELVLYTLFARACDPVVAMLKESGQYTHAQILDWVTSTTFDGMALR comes from the coding sequence ATGGGAGCCCGTCCGTCGATCCGAGAGCAGATGCAGCGTGTGCGCGAGGAGGCCATCGTGGCCGCCGTGAACCGCCTGCTGGCCACCAAGGGCTATGACGCGATGACGGTGGACGAGGTGGCCGCCGAGGCCGGTCTGGCCAAGGCCAGCCTCTACAAGCTCTTTCCCTCCAAGGAAGACCTGGCCGGTGCGGCCATGGTGGGCGTGCTGGACCGGGCCTTGGCCTTCGTCGACGGCCTGCGGGCCCAGGCCGTCGAGGCGGCGCAGTCCGGCCAGCCGGTGCGGGCGCTGGACCAGCTCAAGGCCGTGACCCGCTGGGCCATGCAGACCCAGCTGGAAGGCGAGATGCCCACGCTGCCGGCGCAGAACTCCAGCCTGAGCGCCTCGCTGCAGTCCAACGACGAGTACATGGACCGTCTGATCGCGCTGAGCAACCGGCTGAGCATCTGGATCACCGAGGCCCAGACCGGCGGCCAGCTCAACCCGGCCTTGCCGGGCGAGCTGGTGCTCTATACCCTCTTTGCCCGGGCCTGCGATCCGGTGGTGGCCATGCTCAAGGAGTCGGGCCAGTACACCCACGCGCAGATCCTCGACTGGGTCACGTCGACGACCTTCGACGGCATGGCCCTGCGTTGA
- a CDS encoding NAD(P)/FAD-dependent oxidoreductase has product MHRVAVIGSGIAGLGAAWRLSRAQAGQPPLQVTLFEAGRHFGGHAHTVDLALDGVHQGVDTGFLVYNQRTYPLLTRLFAELGVEVAASDMSFSVQVPRPDGRPGLEWSGSSLASVFAQRSNLLRPRFWHMLAEILRFNRLATDLARRQAEAELDTSIGAFLDLHGFGPAFREDYLLPMIGCIWSCPTDQMLRFPVATLIRFCHNHGLIQVTDRPQWYTVRGGSRQYVRRLVAQLPDARLNTPVLGLKRLDQGVVLQTAHGSEHFDAVVLACHSDQALALLGEDASADERAVLGAIRYQPNEAVLHTDTGVLPTRPAAWAAWNYERAASTQQEQTQVCLHYLINRLQPLPWERPVIVSLNPARPIDERQVHQRIAYSHPVFDLAAIEAQRRVPGLQGRRHTWFCGAWCGYGFHEDGLRAGTEAAEDLRRALAGRPDTADSARGAA; this is encoded by the coding sequence ATGCACCGAGTCGCTGTCATCGGTTCCGGCATCGCCGGCCTGGGCGCCGCCTGGCGACTGAGCCGAGCGCAGGCCGGCCAGCCGCCGCTGCAGGTCACCCTGTTCGAGGCCGGCCGCCACTTCGGCGGCCACGCCCACACGGTGGACCTGGCGCTCGACGGTGTCCACCAGGGCGTGGACACCGGCTTCCTGGTCTACAACCAGCGCACCTACCCGCTGCTGACCCGGCTCTTCGCCGAGCTGGGGGTGGAGGTGGCGGCCTCGGACATGTCCTTCTCGGTGCAGGTGCCGCGGCCCGACGGCCGGCCCGGCCTGGAATGGAGCGGCAGCTCGCTGGCCAGCGTCTTCGCCCAGCGCAGCAACCTGCTGCGTCCGCGCTTCTGGCACATGCTGGCCGAGATCCTGCGCTTCAACCGCCTGGCCACCGACCTGGCCCGGCGCCAGGCCGAGGCGGAGCTGGACACCTCGATCGGTGCCTTCCTCGACCTTCACGGCTTCGGCCCGGCCTTCCGCGAGGACTACCTGCTGCCGATGATCGGCTGCATCTGGTCCTGCCCCACCGACCAGATGCTGCGCTTCCCGGTGGCCACGCTGATCCGCTTCTGCCACAACCATGGCCTGATCCAGGTCACCGACCGGCCGCAGTGGTACACGGTGCGCGGCGGCTCGCGCCAGTACGTGCGCCGGCTGGTGGCCCAGCTGCCCGACGCCCGGCTGAACACGCCGGTGCTGGGCCTCAAGCGCCTGGACCAGGGCGTGGTGCTGCAAACCGCGCATGGCAGCGAGCACTTCGACGCGGTGGTGCTGGCCTGCCACAGCGACCAGGCCCTGGCCCTGCTGGGCGAGGACGCCAGCGCCGACGAGCGCGCGGTGCTGGGCGCCATCCGCTACCAGCCCAACGAGGCCGTGCTGCACACCGACACCGGCGTGCTGCCCACCCGCCCCGCCGCCTGGGCGGCCTGGAACTACGAGCGCGCCGCCAGCACGCAGCAGGAACAGACCCAGGTCTGCCTGCACTACCTGATCAACCGCCTGCAGCCCCTGCCCTGGGAACGCCCGGTCATCGTCTCGCTCAACCCGGCCCGGCCGATCGACGAGCGCCAGGTGCACCAGCGCATCGCCTACAGCCACCCGGTGTTCGACCTGGCCGCCATCGAGGCCCAGCGCCGCGTGCCCGGGCTGCAGGGGCGGCGCCACACCTGGTTCTGCGGCGCCTGGTGCGGCTACGGCTTCCACGAGGACGGCCTGCGCGCCGGCACCGAGGCCGCCGAGGATCTGCGCCGTGCGCTGGCCGGCCGGCCCGACACGGCCGACAGCGCCCGGGGGGCCGCATGA